One stretch of Pseudomonas fluorescens Q2-87 DNA includes these proteins:
- the hemW gene encoding radical SAM family heme chaperone HemW, with translation MTDDAPAPLIHGGAQTPRAPLPVLPPLALYVHIPWCVRKCPYCDFNSHTASAQLPEEEYVDALLADLDQDLHGVHGRALSSIFFGGGTPSLFSAQALGRLLKGVEARIAFAPDIEITLEANPGTFEQEKFVAYRALGINRLSIGIQSFQQAKLEALGRIHNGDEAIRAAGMARQAGFDNFNLDLMHGLPDQSLDDALGDLRQAIALKPTHLSWYQLTLEPNTVFWNQPPTLPEDDTLWDIQEAGQALLAEHGYAQYEVSAYAQPGRPARHNLNYWSFGDFIGIGAGAHGKLSHPDGRIVRTWKTRLPKDYLNPAKRFLAGEKALANEELPFEFLMNALRLTEGVEARLYPERTGLPLESLAEGRREAEQSGLLQVEPTRLAATERGQLFLNDLLQTFLS, from the coding sequence ATGACCGATGACGCTCCAGCCCCGCTGATTCACGGCGGAGCACAAACGCCTCGGGCGCCGCTGCCGGTGCTGCCGCCCCTGGCGCTGTATGTCCACATCCCCTGGTGCGTGCGCAAATGCCCGTATTGCGACTTCAATTCCCACACCGCCAGCGCGCAACTGCCGGAAGAGGAGTACGTCGACGCCTTGCTGGCCGACCTTGACCAGGACCTGCACGGGGTGCATGGACGCGCGTTGAGCTCGATCTTCTTCGGCGGCGGCACCCCCAGCCTGTTCAGCGCCCAGGCCCTGGGCCGGTTGCTCAAAGGTGTCGAGGCACGAATCGCCTTCGCCCCGGATATCGAAATCACCCTGGAAGCCAACCCCGGCACCTTCGAGCAGGAAAAATTCGTGGCCTACCGGGCGCTGGGGATCAACCGCCTGTCCATCGGCATCCAGAGTTTCCAGCAGGCCAAGCTCGAGGCCCTGGGCCGGATCCATAACGGTGACGAGGCGATACGCGCCGCCGGCATGGCTCGCCAGGCCGGCTTCGATAACTTCAACCTGGACTTGATGCATGGCCTGCCCGATCAGTCCCTCGACGATGCCCTGGGCGATCTGCGCCAGGCCATCGCCTTGAAGCCAACGCACCTGTCCTGGTACCAGCTGACGCTGGAGCCGAATACGGTGTTCTGGAACCAACCGCCGACCCTGCCCGAAGACGACACGCTCTGGGACATCCAGGAAGCCGGTCAAGCGCTGCTGGCCGAGCACGGCTACGCCCAGTACGAAGTCTCGGCGTATGCCCAGCCCGGCAGGCCGGCGCGGCATAACCTCAATTACTGGAGCTTCGGCGACTTCATCGGCATCGGTGCCGGCGCCCATGGCAAGCTCAGTCATCCGGACGGACGCATCGTTCGCACCTGGAAGACCCGCCTGCCCAAGGATTACCTCAACCCGGCCAAACGTTTCCTGGCCGGCGAGAAAGCCCTGGCCAACGAAGAGCTGCCATTCGAGTTCTTGATGAACGCCCTGCGCCTGACCGAAGGCGTGGAAGCGCGGCTCTACCCCGAGCGCACCGGGCTGCCCCTGGAAAGCCTGGCCGAAGGCCGGCGCGAGGCCGAACAAAGCGGTTTGTTGCAGGTCGAACCGACACGTCTGGCAGCCACCGAGCGCGGACAATTGTTTCTCAACGACTTGCTGCAAACATTCTTGAGCTGA